One Paraburkholderia caballeronis genomic window, GAGACACGGCGAAGATGCATGATGTGGACAACATAGGGTTCAACGACGTTGCCCATGCGGCGCGCTGCGCCGCCGCCATGGCGTTTTGCTGCGCGGCACGCGTGCTGCGCAGCGGCCGGCGTTCGCGCGCGCCGCGCATGCCGTACGCGCGGCATATACCGCATAGGCCACGCGCGGGGGCGTCGCGATGAGCATGATCCGCGTCGGCATCGCCGACGATCACCCGGTCGTGCTGCAAGGCGTGTCGTCGCTGCTGCGCACGCAGGCCGACATCGACATCCGCTTCGCGACCGGGCGCATCGGCGAACTGCTCGAATTGCTGCTCGACGATCCGGTGGACGTGCTCGTCTGCGACTACGAATTCGAGATGGACCGGCACGCGGACGGCCTGAACCTGCTGAACCGCATTCGCCGCACGGTGCCGCACACGCGCGTGCTGTTCCTCAGTTCGCACTCTTCCGCGTACATCGTATCCGCGGCGCTCGACGCGGGCGCGGCTGGCTTCATCGGCAAGCGGCACGAGGAGTTCGCGAATCTCGCCGCCGCGATCCGCAGCGTGAACAACCGCAACGTCTACGTGCCGGACTCGCTGCGAAGCCGGATGATGTCCGCGTCGGCGAACGGCTCGAACCGCGCCGGCTGGCTGAACCGGCTGTCCGAGAAGGAAGCGACCGTCGTGCGGATGATCTGCGAGGGGTTGTCGATCAGCGACATCGCGGGCCGGCTGAACCGCAGCCCGAAGACCGTCAGCAACCAGAAGAACGCCGGCATGAAGAAGCTCGGCGCGCGCAACGACGTCGAGCTGGCGAAGGTGATGCGCGAAGCGGAGAGTTGATTCGCGTCATCGCCTTCGATGCGCCACGTCGTTTCCCGCCGCTTGCCGTCTCGGTCCCAGCCTCATTCGATCAGCTTTCCTGTCTGTTGATTCCCGCCTGTCGAGGACCGTCCTTCGCCGATGGCTTCGGCCATCGTCCGGCATCCGCCGTCCGCTAGCCCGACCGCGCGATTTTGTTCCTTTGCGTATGGCCGTTTCGACGTTGCGTTGCGCGTCGATCGATCCGTTCTGTATTTCCCTCATCAGCAGGCGTGGGCCTGGCCGTTCGGCCGAGCCTCGTTTTGGGCGCTCGCCCATTAACAACCGCTCAGGCTAGATCCATTCTCTTGGCTCGACGACAAGATCCGGAATCGGTCCGGGTTCTGCAAACGTTCGTCGATTCATTCCGTTCATTGAGGGAGATTCAAATTGAAGAAAACGCGGCTGATGATCGTGCTGGCAGGTGTGATGGCCGCACCGATGGCGTTCGCACAAAGCGCCCCCCCCGGCACGGGAACGATCACGTTCAACGGGATGCTGCTCGCGGATACCTGCGAGATCAGCCCCGGTGACGTGGACAAGACGGTGACGCTGCCGACGCTTTCCGCGCAGTCGCTGGCCGAGGCCGGCCAGACCGCGGGCTCGACGATGTTCACGATCACGGTCGCGAAATGCCCGACGTCGCTCAGCAACGTCGCCGCGCATTTCGAGACCACGAACATGGACCCGGCCACGCGCAACGCGGTCAACCAGGCCACCACCAACCCGGCCAGCAACGTCGTCGTGCAGCTGCTCGACAAGGACGGCACCACGCCGATCCTGCTCGGCAGCTCGGGCTCGTTCGAGCCGATCACCGGCACCGGCGACACCCGCGGCGCCACGATGAGCTACGGCGGCCAGTACTACGCGACCGGCCAGGCGGGCCAGGGCAACGTGACCGCGATCGTGCGCTACACGCTGTCCTATAACTGACCGGTTTCCGGCGGTTTGTTGCGTAACACCGTTCCCGCGTTGCGGGAACGGTCCGGAAATTCGGTGGATGGGAGATGGGTCGGATGCGTTTCAGTCAGTCGTGTGTTGTTGCGGTCGTTTGCTGTATGGCGGCGTTCACTGCGCATGCCGCCATCGTCATCACCGGCACCCGCGTGATCTACCCGGCGGAAAGCCGCGAGGTCAACGTGCGCCTGAGCAACGTCGAGAACCGGCCGGTGCTGGTTCAGGCGTGGCTCGACGAAGGCAACCCGGCCGCGTCGCCGGACCAGATCCAGGTGCCGTTCGTGCTGCTGCCGTCGGTGTTTCGCGTCGAGCCGCGCCGCGGGCAGTCGCTGCGGATCATGTTCACCGGCGCGGACCTGCCGCAGGACCGCGAGTCGGTGTACTGGCTGAACGTGCTGGAGATTCCGCCGAAGCCCGCGCATGCGGAAGACCGGAACATGATCCAGCTCGCGTTCCGCACGCGGATCAAGCTGTTCTATCGCCCAACCGGCCTGTATGACGACCCGACGTCGGTGCGCTCGCAACTGAAGTGGACGTTCGCGTCGAACGACAGCGGCGAACGCGTGCTGCGCGTCGAGAATCCGTCGCCGTATTACGTGTCCGTCGGCAGCGTCGTGCTCGAAGCGGCCGGCAAGAAGGTCGCGCTGAAGCCCGACATGGCGCCGCCGTTCGGGCACGTGGACTTCACGCCGGAGAAGGGGCGGCTGGAGGCGAAGCTGCCGGCGACCGCTTCGTACACGGTGCTGAACGACTTCGGCACCGAGATCAAGGACACGGCCCAGATCGGCGACAAGCGTGCGCCGCAGCCGGCCGACGTCGAAAAAGTAAAAGAAATCCAGTAAGCGGACTGTCCGATGCAACCACTGAACAAGAGGGCCATGCCGCGTGGCGGCATGCGGAGCCCGCTGCGCTATCGGCCGCTGGCATGGGCGGCGGTCGTGGCGTCCGGGTACTGGCCGTTCGCCGCCGATGCGGCCGACATGACCGAAGCGCCTTGCGTGCCGGCGATCTCGCGTGAGAATCGCGGCGACGATTGCGCCGCTTCTTCGGGTGCGATGACGGGTGCGGTCACCCATGCAGCGGCGGCGATGCCGGATGCCGGCGCGACGAACGTGCTGTCCGCGCCGGAACGCACGCCGGCTTCGGCCGGGCCGCCTGGGTCGCTCGTGCCTGCCGTTCCGCTCGCGCAGCATGCGCCGGTGGAGCCGGGCGCGTCGCGCGACCGGATGCAGGTCGCGTCCGCCGAGGAAGTCGAGTTCAACCCGGCGTTTTTCACCGGCAACGTCGCGGACCTGTCGCGCTACTCGCGCGGCAATCCGGTCGCGCCGGGCGTCTATTCGATCGACGTGATCGTCAACGGCCGTCGGCGTGGCCGGTTCGACGTGCAGTTCCAGTCGGTGCCGGGTTCGGACATCGCCGCGCCTTGCTTCACGATGGCGGGCCTCGACCGGATCGGCATCGACATCGATCGCGTCGCGGCGCGGTACAAGGAAGCGCCGACGGAAACTCCGAAGGATGCTACGCAGGACACCGCTCAAGATCTCGCTCAAGATCCCGCGCAGGACGCCGCGCACTCAACCGGGTCCGCGCCGCCGTCAACCGCTTCCGGCGCGGAGCCGTCGCCGCCGGTCTGCATGCCGTTCGCGCAGGCGGTCCCGGACGGCCTCGCGTATTTCGACACCGCGGACCTGAAGCTCGACCTGAGCGTGCCGCAGCTCGACATGCGCCGCGAGGCCAGCGGCTACGTCGATCCGTCGCGCTGGGACGACGGCGTCAACGCGGGGATCGTGCAGTACAGCCTTGCGACCTATTCGAGCCATCAGAACATCGGCGCGGACCTGAACAGCGCGTACCTCGGGTTGCAGAGCGGGATCAACGTCGGCGGCTGGCGGCTGCGCCAATGGTCGACCGCGACGTGGCAGAACCGGTCGGCCGGCACGCACTGGCAGAGCGTCGCGCTGTTCGCGCAGCACGACGTGACGAGCCTGCGCAGCCAGTTCACGATCGGCGACAGCCTGACGAGCGGCGACGTGTTCGATTCGTTCAACGTGCGCGGCGTGCAGTTGTCGAGCGACGACCGGATGCTGCCCGACTCGATGCGCGCGTTCGCGCCGGTCGTGCGCGGCGTCGCGGAAACGAATGCGCGCGTGACGGTCCGCCAGAACAACATCATCCTGACCGAGACGAGCGTGTCGCCGGGGCCGTTCGAAATCTCGGACCTGCCGGCAACCGGCTACGGCGGCGACTTCGACGTCACGGTCACCGAGTCGGACGGCCGGGAGCGCACCTATCACGTGCCGTTCGCATCGGTGCCGCAACTGCTGCGGCCGGGCATTTCCCGCTTCAACGTGACGACCGGCGTGTATCGCGACACGATACTGGACGCGCATCCGTGGGTCGCGCAGGCGGTCTACCAGCGCGGCCTCACGAACGTCGTGACCGCGTACACCGGCGGCCAGGCGTCCGAGGGCTACTGGGCCGGGCTGCTCGGTCTCGCGCTGAACACGCCGGCCGGCGCGTTCGCGTTCGACATGACGTTCGCGAAAACGAGCCTGCCGACCGGCGGCGGCCCGGGCTACAGCGGCCGCGTCAGCTACAGCAAGCTGGTGCCGGGCGCGAACACGAACATTTCGGTGGCCGCGTACCGTTATTCGACGTCGCACTTCTACACGCTGCGCGACGCGATCTATGCGCGCAACCAGTGGGGCGGCCGCACGTCGATGTACGACTACCGGACCCGCAACCGCATCCAGGTCAACATCAATCAGCCGATCGGCGAACGCAGTTCGGTGTTCATCTCGGGCAGCTCGCAGAACTACTGGGGCAGCGCGAGGGGGTACGACCTGCAGTACCAGGTCGGTTTCAGCAGCACGTTCAAGCGGGTGTCGTACTCCGCGTATGCGCAGCGCACGCGTTTGCAGAACGCGGCGCTCGACACGCAGATCGGCGTGAACCTGACGATCCCGCTCGGCCGGGCGGAGTCCACCAAACGCGGCGCGTTCGACTATCTGACGACGAACCTCACGCGCAACTCGAACGGCGACAGCACGATCCAGGCCACCGCGTCCGGCAATACGAGCGGCGTGACGCCGATCAATTACGGCGTGACGGCTTCGCGTGTCGTCAGCGGCGACCAGAAGAACGTGTCGGCCGGCGGTTACGGCATGTACCGGTCGCCGGTCGGCACCTACAGCGGTAATGCGTCGATCGGCAACAAGACGCGCCAGGCGGCGCTGAACGTCGGCGGCGCGATCGTCGTGCACGGCGGCGGCGTCACGCTCGGTCCGCCGCTCGGCCAGGCGTTCGCGCTCGTCGAGGCGAAGGGCGCGAAGGGCGGCACGATCGTCAACGGCCAGGGCGCGAAGATCGACGGCAACGGGTATGCGGTGGTCACGTCGCTGCGGCCGTATC contains:
- a CDS encoding response regulator transcription factor yields the protein MSMIRVGIADDHPVVLQGVSSLLRTQADIDIRFATGRIGELLELLLDDPVDVLVCDYEFEMDRHADGLNLLNRIRRTVPHTRVLFLSSHSSAYIVSAALDAGAAGFIGKRHEEFANLAAAIRSVNNRNVYVPDSLRSRMMSASANGSNRAGWLNRLSEKEATVVRMICEGLSISDIAGRLNRSPKTVSNQKNAGMKKLGARNDVELAKVMREAES
- a CDS encoding fimbrial protein codes for the protein MIVLAGVMAAPMAFAQSAPPGTGTITFNGMLLADTCEISPGDVDKTVTLPTLSAQSLAEAGQTAGSTMFTITVAKCPTSLSNVAAHFETTNMDPATRNAVNQATTNPASNVVVQLLDKDGTTPILLGSSGSFEPITGTGDTRGATMSYGGQYYATGQAGQGNVTAIVRYTLSYN
- a CDS encoding fimbria/pilus periplasmic chaperone, whose protein sequence is MRFSQSCVVAVVCCMAAFTAHAAIVITGTRVIYPAESREVNVRLSNVENRPVLVQAWLDEGNPAASPDQIQVPFVLLPSVFRVEPRRGQSLRIMFTGADLPQDRESVYWLNVLEIPPKPAHAEDRNMIQLAFRTRIKLFYRPTGLYDDPTSVRSQLKWTFASNDSGERVLRVENPSPYYVSVGSVVLEAAGKKVALKPDMAPPFGHVDFTPEKGRLEAKLPATASYTVLNDFGTEIKDTAQIGDKRAPQPADVEKVKEIQ
- a CDS encoding fimbria/pilus outer membrane usher protein, which codes for MQPLNKRAMPRGGMRSPLRYRPLAWAAVVASGYWPFAADAADMTEAPCVPAISRENRGDDCAASSGAMTGAVTHAAAAMPDAGATNVLSAPERTPASAGPPGSLVPAVPLAQHAPVEPGASRDRMQVASAEEVEFNPAFFTGNVADLSRYSRGNPVAPGVYSIDVIVNGRRRGRFDVQFQSVPGSDIAAPCFTMAGLDRIGIDIDRVAARYKEAPTETPKDATQDTAQDLAQDPAQDAAHSTGSAPPSTASGAEPSPPVCMPFAQAVPDGLAYFDTADLKLDLSVPQLDMRREASGYVDPSRWDDGVNAGIVQYSLATYSSHQNIGADLNSAYLGLQSGINVGGWRLRQWSTATWQNRSAGTHWQSVALFAQHDVTSLRSQFTIGDSLTSGDVFDSFNVRGVQLSSDDRMLPDSMRAFAPVVRGVAETNARVTVRQNNIILTETSVSPGPFEISDLPATGYGGDFDVTVTESDGRERTYHVPFASVPQLLRPGISRFNVTTGVYRDTILDAHPWVAQAVYQRGLTNVVTAYTGGQASEGYWAGLLGLALNTPAGAFAFDMTFAKTSLPTGGGPGYSGRVSYSKLVPGANTNISVAAYRYSTSHFYTLRDAIYARNQWGGRTSMYDYRTRNRIQVNINQPIGERSSVFISGSSQNYWGSARGYDLQYQVGFSSTFKRVSYSAYAQRTRLQNAALDTQIGVNLTIPLGRAESTKRGAFDYLTTNLTRNSNGDSTIQATASGNTSGVTPINYGVTASRVVSGDQKNVSAGGYGMYRSPVGTYSGNASIGNKTRQAALNVGGAIVVHGGGVTLGPPLGQAFALVEAKGAKGGTIVNGQGAKIDGNGYAVVTSLRPYRVNTVALDPSAVPMDVGLNNTSEEVVPRADSMVLVRIATVRGRPTFAAVSDAHDRLLPMGSELFDESGKSVGIVGQGGLAYLRGLENDGRLLAKWGTGPQDQCVLPYRIPAEENDADGQAHIVARIRISCDPALIWAPPAKPEPGGATPGTTPDTARVTALSARFH